A single window of Gossypium hirsutum isolate 1008001.06 chromosome A10, Gossypium_hirsutum_v2.1, whole genome shotgun sequence DNA harbors:
- the LOC107896243 gene encoding cytochrome P450 83B1, producing MFQKEVTMTIAVFVSIFLLALPFLLFVLLKHRISNNGSFNRLPPSPPSLPLIGHLHMLMFDNSAPHLFLYKLSKKYGPLIFLRFGFRPTLVVSSAKMAEEVMKTHDLDFCSRPNLCAARQLSYNASDLSFSPYNHYWREMRKVCVVHLFNRVQKYRHIREDEVARLIEKIYQFSIGSKPINFSEAIMCFSSFIICRVGFGERYDEQGIERSRFHRLLKESQAILSSFCFTDYFPFMGWADRCMGFLNRLERTSKEFDTFFQELIDEHLDSNKLKSEQEDIVDVLLRIRTDQIFSFDLTIDHIKAILMDIFIAGTDTAAATLIWVMSFLMKNPKCLKKAQVEVRDLVGEKGFVNEDDVQGLIYLKAVIKETFRLQPVAPLLLPRETRRKCSIGGYEVPAKTLAIGREPEAWENPQDFCPERLIGSSIDYKGLNFELIPFGAGRRVCPGMHMGVAEVELGLANLLYKFDWEMPNGMNREDLDFDAVNGLTTHKKNAVAEVELGLANLLYKFDWEMPNGMNREDLDFDAVNGLTTHKKNALILQAKKIND from the exons ATGTTTCAAAAAGAAGTTACAATGACAATAGCAGTGTTTGTGAGTATCTTTCTTCTAGCTCTTCCCTTCTTGTTGTTCGTTCTCCTAAAACATAGGATTAGCAACAATGGCAGTTTTAATCGTCTTCCCCCAAGCCCTCCAAGTCTTCCTTTGATTGGACACTTACATATGTTGATGTTTGATAACTCAGCCCCTCATCTTTTTCTTTATAAACTCTCTAAAAAATACGGTCCCCTCATTTTTCTGAGATTTGGATTTAGGCCAACCCTTGTGG tTTCTTCGGCAAAAATGGCTGAAGAGGTTATGAAAACCCATGACCTCGACTTCTGCAGCAGGCCTAATCTATGTGCTGCACGCCAATTATCTTACAATGCTTCTGACTTGTCTTTTTCACCATACAATCACTACTGGCGTGAGATGAGGAAAGTTTGTGTTGTACATCTCTTTAACAGAGTGCAAAAGTATCGACATATCCGAGAAGACGAAGTTGCACGCCTTATTGAGAAAATATACCAATTCTCCATTGGTTCTAAGCCTATCAACTTTAGTGAGGCAATAATGTGCTTTTCCAGTTTTATAATTTGTAGAGTAGGCTTCGGCGAGAGGTATGACGAACAAGGAATTGAAAGAAGTAGGTTCCATAGGCTGCTTAAAGAAAGTCAAGCCATACTTTCAAGCTTTTGTTTTACTGACTATTTTCCTTTCATGGGTTGGGCTGATAGATGTATGGGTTTTCTTAATCGTCTTGAAAGAACTTCTAAAGAATTTGATACCTTCTTTCAAGAACTCATTGATGAACATCTTGATTCAAATAAGCTAAAATCAGAGCAAGAGGACATAGTTGATGTGTTACTACGGATAAGGACGGATCAGATATTTTCATTTGATCTTACCATAGATCACATAAAAGCTATTCTTATG GATATATTTATTGCTGGAACAGACACAGCTGCGGCTACTCTGATCTGGGTCATGAGCTTCTTGATGAAAAACCCAAAGTGTTTGAAGAAAGCTCAAGTAGAAGTGAGGGATTTGGTTGGAgaaaaagggtttgtaaatgaagATGATGTTCAAGGTTTAATATACCTAAAAGCTGTAATAAAAGAAACATTCAGATTGCAACCAGTAGCTCCATTGTTACTACCACGAGAAACACGTCGAAAGTGCAGCATCGGTGGGTACGAAGTCCCTGCCAAAACCTTAGCAATAGGAAGAGAGCCTGAAGCTTGGGAAAATCCACAAGATTTTTGTCCTGAAAGGTTAATCGGTAGCTCTATTGACTACAAAGGGCTAAACTTTGAGCTCATACCATTTGGTGCGGGTAGAAGGGTTTGCCCTGGAATGCACATGGGAGTTGCAGAAGTGGAGCTTGGCCTAGCTAATCTTTTGTACAAGTTTGATTGGGAAATGCCGAATGGGATGAACAGGGAAGACTTAGATTTTGATGCCGTAAATGGTCTCACTACACACAAGAAAAATGCTGTTGCAGAAGTGGAGCTTGGCCTAGCTAATCTTTTGTACAAGTTTGATTGGGAAATGCCGAATGGGATGAACAGGGAAGACTTAGATTTTGATGCCGTAAATGGTCTCACTACACACAAGAAAAATGCTCTTATCCTTCAGGCTAAGAAGATTAATGATTAA